The following are encoded in a window of Lates calcarifer isolate ASB-BC8 linkage group LG20, TLL_Latcal_v3, whole genome shotgun sequence genomic DNA:
- the ompb gene encoding olfactory marker protein b, whose amino-acid sequence MSTELELPFRPDNQLTEVMRLRVQSLQQRGQKRQDGERLLRPNEAVYRLDFSKQSLHFSHWTVQLAQVGRLTITATSQLWTPDLTNLMTRQLLEPVGTFWKAPNDARDAPVQCFEADAHEFGERIAELAKVRKVMYFLFAFAEGCSPETIDCSITFSVDS is encoded by the coding sequence ATGTCTACGGAGTTGGAGCTGCCCTTCCGGCCGGACAACCAGCTGACGGAGGTGATGCGGCTGCGGGTTCAGTCTCTGCAGCAGCGGGGCCAGAAGAGGCAGGACGGCGAGCGCCTGCTGCGGCCCAACGAGGCCGTGTACCGGCTGGACTTCTCCAAACAGTCCCTCCACTTTTCACACTGGACGGTTCAGCTGGCGCAGGTGGGACGCCTCACCATCACCGCCACCTCGCAGCTCTGGACGCCCGACCTCACCAACCTGATGACGCGTCAGCTGCTGGAGCCCGTCGGGACTTTCTGGAAGGCGCCAAACGACGCACGCGACGCGCCCGTCCAGTGCTTCGAGGCGGACGCGCACGAGTTTGGAGAGAGGATCGCGGAGCTGGCTAAGGTCAGGAAGGTGATGTACTTCCTGTTTGCATTTGCAGAAGGATGCAGCCCCGAGACTATCGACTGCTCCATCACCTTCTCAGTGGATAGTTGA